The window CAGAGAAAATTTATGGCATGCTCGACACGGCGGAGGCCATGCACAATCCAGATTATTATGGGAACAGGACGTACTATGTGCGGGCCTGGCCTGGGGAAAAACCCGTGATAAGCAACGGTGAAAAAATAACAGGCTGGCAGCCCCATGCTCAAGGGATATGGAAAACGCCAAGGTTAAAATATAGCCCCCGGAGCGATATTTATGTAAACGGCGTACGGGCAAAGCGCGCGCGGGGGAAATTTCCGGAAGGTTGGAGGTTGTGGGGCGACACTAAACACATTGACGGAATTGCCGGATACCACATTCCCGGAATGGCCATGGCGGAATGGAGCAAGCCCGAGGACTTGCAGGTAGGGTATTTCAATTCCTGGGCGCACATGGTGTGTCTAGTGAATAGGGTCATTCCGGACGGTGACGGTGGAGCTTATATTATCATGAAACAGCCGTCATTTTTTCTGGGCCTCCACAAGGAGGGTGTTCAGGCCACCACGCCGGCCTATCTTGAAAACGCAATAGAACTGCTTGATGAGCCGGGTGAGTATTACGTTGATTGGGAAAAGCAAGTGGTTTATTACTATCCGCGTGATGGGGAGGATTTGGAAACGGCGTGGGCAACATTTGGGGACTGGAGGTCGGGGGTTGGCATTCCTGGAAACACATGGATTGAGGGGGTTATTTTTGCCGATGTGGGCCCGGATTTATCCCCCAATAGAATGGACACGCAGGCCAATTTCGCGATAGGCATGTCCATTTTCAGAAATCTGTTTGAGCGTGACGGCTTTCTCGTAAATTTGCACAACGAGTATGAAAGGAATATTGGCGGAGTGACGGTCAGCCATTCCCATAATGTGCGTTTCATTGGATGCACATTTACCCGTTTCGATGGTCCGGCACTGAATATCCCCAACGCGCGGGGACTCGTCGTGGACGGTTGCACCTTTGATGACATTGGCGGAACTGCCATCCAAATTGGTGATGTGTCACAGTTTTCTCACCATCCCTTCAGCATTAACTGGACCACCCGTGACAACGTGGTGGCGAACTGCGTCATCCGCAACTGCGGCGTGCTGCAGGAGGGGAGTGTGGGCATTTTTGTGGGCTATGCGAACGGCACGGTCATCGCGAACAACGAGATATACAACTTGCCCTATTCGGGCATTTCTGTGGGCTGGGGCTGGGGCGAGGAGGACGCGGGCGGCGGGAACTATCCCATCCCGTTCAAGTACGCCACGCCCACGCCGAGCGGGGCGAACCGCATCGAGAACAACCACATTTACAACGTGATGCAGAAGCGGGACGACGGCGGCGGGGTCTACACCCTGGGCAACCAGCCGGGCACGGTGATTCTGGGCAACCACATTCACGACAACGGCCCCGGCGGGCCGGGCGGCATCTACCTCGACGAGGGCAGCGGCTACATCGAGGTCACGGGCAACAGGGTCTACGACGTGGTGAAGCCGATGAACTACAACAACCACGCCCAGGACCGCATCTCCACCTGCTTCGAGCATGGGAACAGTTGGAACGAGTGAGGAAGGGTTGGGATACAGGCACCGGTTGCGCAACCGTTGATTATGAACATGGTGCCGGGCCATCGTCGCAACCGTTGCCAGTCCCCTTGGCAAAAGTGCAAGACCGCATCTCCACCTGCTTCGGGCATGGGAACAGTTGGAACGAGTGAGGGGAGGGTTGGGATACAGGCACCGGTTGCGCAACCGTTGATTAAGAACATGGTGCCGGGCCATCGTCGCAACCGTTGCCAGTCCCTTTGGCAAAAGTGCAGGGTTTTGGGTACAGGCACCGGTTGCGCAATTGGGGCTATAGACATGGTGCCGGGTCATCGCCGCAACCGTTGCCAGTCCCCATGGCAAAACTGGAGGGGACTGCCAACGGTGCGGCCAGCAACCACGGCCCGGAGAGCATGCCTGCATTCGCGCCGGTGGCTGTACCCGGTCGTTATTCAGTTCTCGGAAACC of the Candidatus Hydrogenedentota bacterium genome contains:
- a CDS encoding right-handed parallel beta-helix repeat-containing protein — encoded protein: PMRNSTLLARGALEFPLINGHHRIGGVDLPAPLPVTLGPGESAELPLRLPAAAVEGFESVLAAAIILEAEGTLEAAFNGAAPGDGGSLPADAIRAGENTLQLRNTGNAPATLNRAALALTLPPVAPTVFPELPPEQCIHISEKGSDENPGTLEQPVKTLGRAGDIRKERELGVEHDVCYWLHEGTYRSEKIYGMLDTAEAMHNPDYYGNRTYYVRAWPGEKPVISNGEKITGWQPHAQGIWKTPRLKYSPRSDIYVNGVRAKRARGKFPEGWRLWGDTKHIDGIAGYHIPGMAMAEWSKPEDLQVGYFNSWAHMVCLVNRVIPDGDGGAYIIMKQPSFFLGLHKEGVQATTPAYLENAIELLDEPGEYYVDWEKQVVYYYPRDGEDLETAWATFGDWRSGVGIPGNTWIEGVIFADVGPDLSPNRMDTQANFAIGMSIFRNLFERDGFLVNLHNEYERNIGGVTVSHSHNVRFIGCTFTRFDGPALNIPNARGLVVDGCTFDDIGGTAIQIGDVSQFSHHPFSINWTTRDNVVANCVIRNCGVLQEGSVGIFVGYANGTVIANNEIYNLPYSGISVGWGWGEEDAGGGNYPIPFKYATPTPSGANRIENNHIYNVMQKRDDGGGVYTLGNQPGTVILGNHIHDNGPGGPGGIYLDEGSGYIEVTGNRVYDVVKPMNYNNHAQDRISTCFEHGNSWNE